GCCAGGGAGTGTTTGTTATTCTTTGCTGTTACAAGTATTAAGCATGTGAGCTGGCCTGGGCAACCTGCCCCGGATCCAGCGGGGGTCCAGCAGTCAGAAGTGTGTGGAGACACGtgtgagttgggggtggggggatgagcacAGGTTGGGGGCTAGCTGTAGTGTGGGTGAGGCTGCATCCTAGGAAGTGGGGGCCTCTGGTCAGGAACCAACCGTCAACTTGAAGCCCGTaccctccccaggcccctgaAGCTGGCAACACCACCCCCTCGCCCCCTTTTACAGGCCGTCCGGCAGCTGGATGGCGGAGATTTGGGTCTGAGGGTGACCAGCCCGGGCCAGTTCCTAATTACCTGGGGCAGGGCAGACATCTGCCAGTCTGGGAACACAGTGTCCCGGCTGGCAAGGCTTCAGGGCGGGGCTGCAACGGGCCATCCGCACTCCTAGGGCACATGGTGAATTTGAGGGCCTTCAAGGGTGCCCCTCGGGGTAGGCACCCTTCCACACTGGGCTACGAGTTTGATGTTGGGGATAAGGGCTATTTGTGTCAGGCTGGGAGTACCCCCTTTGTAGACGTCTGTGAAGGCGGGACATCTGTCTGCGTCTGTGCAACATTTGGGGACAAGGTTTTGCATCCCTAAGCTTGTGTGTTCACGGCAATACTGAGAGTATCAGACCTGGGGGGTGTGTATGGGTGTGGATGCTTACACAATACAGCGAGGGAGCACTGGGGAGAGAGTGTCCTATGCATTGATGTGCAAATGCAGATGATTTtcacggcgggggaggggggggaggggaggagggggttaTGGGCCTGACCCCAGCGGGATAGAAGGGTCTGTGGGACTGTTGGGGAGGGGTCTCTGTTGTATGAGTGTGTTTAGGACCCTGTTCTGACCCAGGACTATGTCCCACTATGTTGAGGGCAGGTGTTCCTGTATCTGGCTTGTGAACACGGGTCTGTCTTGGCGCAGGAGAGACCGGGAATAAATGTGTGCtacctcctgtgtgtgtgtgattgtgtatTTGTGAAGGCATTGTGGGGTGTTTGCTTAGCGGTTGTGTGACCTTGCATGTGTCTTCGttacatggcgggggggggggggaatcaggAGGGAATGCAGGGTCCCAGGTCCCCGCCCATGTGCTCCTGTGTGGCTGTTTGGAGTACCATGTGGGTACCCGAGAGCTGACAGCCTGCTGGGTTAGGGCCCATCTGCCTATATTTGAGTGTTGGGGCACGGGTGGAGCTAAGTGTCTTGCGTGACTTTGTAAGTCTGTGTGACAATGTGTACTGACAGCCCTCTGGCTTACCGTGGTCGTGGGAGGCTGTGTTAAACTAAACTTGGGTCTGAGTCTGTGGTGTGTGTTTCTATATGCATCTTTGTGACGGTGTGTGATTACAAGTGACTGTGGGATGACACAGCCTCACTGAGCAGtgagtgtgtgtctctctctggaactgggaaggagacaggccctgccccctcccccagcttagGTCCAAGATCCCTTGGACCTGCCAGTGACTGactgggagagagacagggaggagcaAGGGAGGACAGGGCGGAtttctcccccctgccccaggtcACAAACTGGCTCCGCTTCTCCAAACAAAAGTTCTGAGGCTGCAGCCAACGGGGGGcgggccagggaggggctgcccacgcccactccccagccccctctccccagggtcTGGCCTCAGCCCCACCTAACGCTGAAGCCTTCCGCCCAGTCTGTCCCTGGCCCCGTTTGTCCCTGCACCCACCACCAGGTGAGAAGGGCGGAGGCCTGGGGGAGCAGAGGACCCTGAGGACAGATGGGTCTCCATTGGCCTCCTCGGGGTGGGGAGTTGAGGGCTCGGAAGGCTGGAGGGGCATGGACAGATGAAAGGTCAAGGTGGGTCCAGAAGAGGGGtgaaggggcagagccagggcaATTAAGTGGGGGCAATTGAGTGGATAGGCTGGGGGAGCTGTGCAGGGGAGAGACCAGCCCGAGGCAGAGGGCCCAGGGAGACAGGACCTGGGGGcctgctggaggctggaggctggggcttCCAAGGGCTTCAAAAGTGAGTGCGAGTGTGGAAGATGGGCTGAGACCGGGGGCTGTAGAAGCGTGGAGAGGCGGCAGAGGTGGGACCTGAGGGAGGAGGTCCAGGCTGCCGAAGAGCTGGAGTCCTAAGACTCTAGAAACCGAGGTGCCGGAGGCTCGGAGTGGGGAAGGCTGTAGACGGAGCTCAGGTAAGGGATACGGGATCGCACAGAGGGTTGCTGAGGCTGCGCGGTGGACCCAAGGGTCTTGGGGGtggaggatggagggagagggccCCCGAGGAGTAGACGCAAGGCTCTGGGACCCGTGGTCCCGGGAAGAGAGTCTGCGAGAAGGGGCTTGGGGATGACTGAGGGCTAGGGCAGGTCTGAGCAGGCCTGGGAAGAGCCCAGAAACCTGGGCAAGGGACGCAACcctagagggaggaggaggaggctggggtgcCTGTAAGAGGGGACGCCAAACTGAGCCAGCCGgcacctctctgcccctgcccgcaGCCCCCCGGGCCCCTCCTGGGGCCCCGTTCCTCCGCCCACAGCCTGGGGTCCGGTCCGGCCCCCCCTCTCCTCCCGCGCGACCGGCCTGGCGCCGCAATGACCGTCACGTACACAGCCCGCGTGGCGAACGCGCGCTTCGGCGGCTTCTCGAAGTTGTTGCTGCTGTGGCGCGGGAGCATCTACAAACTTCTGTGGCGCGAGCTGCTCTGTTTCCTCGGGCTCTACATGGCGCTGAGTGCCGCCTATCGGTGAGgtggtcctggggtggggggggggtgccagccGGAGGTGACTAGGGAGGGGCCTTGGGTGTTCCCCGGAGGGAGGCTCGCCTGTGaccccgtgcccccccccccccccccccccgccctcgcAGCTTCGTGCTGACTGAAGAGCAGAAGCGCTACTTCGAGAAGCTCGTCATTTACTGTGACCAGTATGCCAGTCTCATCCCGGTCTCCTTCGTGCTGGGTGCGTTCGCTCCTGAGTTCCCCATTCCCCTAATACTGAGAAACCCATTCCCAGGCCTTtgggagaccccccccccttcctagTCCTCTGGGGCCCCCCTCTAACCCTTCAAACCTCCCCATTTCTGCATCTTTCATGCCAGGTGTGGCCCCAATTCCAGAGACCTTGGATGTCACCTGGTCACAGTAAGCCATTAGAGTTCCGTGTCACCCATAGGCTTATCCCTGGTCATCTCAGGGTCTCCCACCTGTGTCTGCATGGGACTACTAGTGGCTCCCTACATGTCCTGGGCCCtagggacccccccccctcccacagtGACCCCATATGACTCCATCCTCTCAAGTCCAGCCTGGAGGACATTCCTCTGACAAGTCAGTAACTTAACGTGACCCCAGCCTCCCGTTTTCAGGTCCCCAGGCTCCCAACCAAGTGGCTCCCTGTGGCCAGAGTGACGACCTATGTGCCCCTGACAGAGGCATGTGTCCCCACCTCCATACCGAGATCCCAATCCCATGTCCCAGGTGACAATCAAGTGGCCGGGAGGACCCAGCCTGCTCCAGACCCTCTAAACTCAGAGCTAGACCCCCGAGTTCCCAACCCAGGTGGCCCCTCAAGGTCTGGGTGATGAGCCTTCCTGGTGTCTCTGATGCAGACCCCCTCTCATCCCTCTTCCCACGACCCGGCTCGAGTATCCCCACTGAGCCCCCCATTCCCGGCTGTCCCGCAGGTTTCTATGTGACGCTGGTGGTGCACCGCTGGTGGAACCAGTACCTATGCATGCCGCTGCCCGACGCGCTCATGTGCGTGGTGGCAGGCACAGTGCACGGCCGCGACGAGCGAGGCCGCCTCTACCGGCGCACGCTCATGCGCTACGCCGGGCTCTCGGCCGTGCTTATCCTGCGCTCGGTCAGCACCGCGGTCTTCAAGCGCTTCCCCACCATAGACCACGTGGTGGAGGCGGGTGAGGCTCCTGCCTgaagcgggggcggggcgggccgggggcggggccaggacgGGAGGCGGGGCGAGTAACCCCGGACTTCCCCGCCCCCGCTCCAGGGTTTATGACCCGCGAGGAGCGCAAGAAGTTCGAGAACTTGAACTCGTCCTACAACAAGTACTGGGTGCCCTGCGTCTGGTTCTCCAACCTGGCTGCGCAGGCCCGGCGCGAGGGCCGCATCCGCGACAACAGCGCCCTTAAACTGCTGCTGGAGGTGGGCCCGCCGGGGGGGTCACTCACAGAAACTTCCAGGGAAATTGTACCTCCCTGGAATTGTGTCAGATGCCGACCTGCCACGCACCACCCGTGAGGCAGATTCCCAACACCCTTACCAAGCAGCCCCCAGGTGCACACTTACCTCTGGGGGGCCGAATCCTAGGCACATAGTGCCCCCTACCCCAGATGTACCCTCACCACTAAATGTCTGTCcctggagggacgcctgggtggcacagtgggttaaTCGTGGACTcgtgatttccgctcaggtcacgatctcacagtttgtgagtctgagccccacgtcccgccctgtgctgagagcgtggagcctgcttggcattctctctctccccccgcccctcccctgcttgcactctcggtctctcaaaataaacttcaagaaagaaaaaaagcctcaCAAAAACgctaaaaatgtaaatgttcccCCTGGAGACCTGAAGCCCCCACCCACATGCCACCAGGTAATCACTCACCTCCATCCCGAGCACCCACACCTGATCCCCAAGTGTGAGCTCACAATTCAGGCCCTCTCATGATTGTATCTGCACCCAGGAGCTGACTGTGTTTCGGGGCAAGTGTGGGATGCTCTTTCACTACGACTGGATCAGCGTACCCCTTGTCTATACCCAGGTAACCCCACCGTGCCTCCAGAGGCCCTGACCCACTGGTCTCACGGTGAAACAGGACCAGCTAAGACCCCGTGTCAGTGATGTCCCACCCTAGTCCTGGTCTCTCCAAGCCTTCCTGAGACTGGGAGAACCCTGACCTGGtaacccgccccgcccccaggtgGTGACCATCGCTGTGTACAGCTACTTCCTGGCCTGCCTCATCGGTCGCCAGTTCCTGGACCCGGCTCAGGGCTACCAGGGTCACAACCTCGACCTGTGCGTCCCCATCTTCACCCTGCTACAGTTCTTCTTCTATGCCGGCTGGCtcaaggtggggtggggtggggtggccctgAGGGAGGGACTCCCAGGGTGGGACAGGCAGGGTTCTCAGGACCCTGCCTAGCTACCCCCTCCCCCTTCAGGTAGCCGAGCAGCTCATCAATCCTTTCGGTGAGGACGACGATGACTTTGAGACCAACTTTCTGATCGACCGCAACTTCCAGGTAAGACTCGGTTGCGTCCATCCCGAGTTCCCAGAGGAACCCTGGCCCCACCCTCGCCAAGATTTACCCCGGCCCGGACCCTGAACCGGCCTTCTTTCTTTGGTCACCACAGTCCTAACGcatcctgggggcaggggagaggggtccACCCGGAGGTGCCCGCGCTTTGCCCCCGCATGTCGGCGCCCACAGGTGTCGATGCTGGCCGTGGACGAGATGTACGACGACCTGGCCATGCTGGAGAAGGATTTGTACTGGGACGCAGCCGAGGCTCGCGCCCCCTATACTGCAGCCACCGCGTTCCTGCTGCAACAGCCCTCCTTCCAGGGCTCCACCTTTGATATCACGTGAGCCAGCTGGACGGGTGGGGGGCCTCTTGGAGGCGGGGCTTATGGCTCTGCGGGGAGGATCTGATCGATGGGGCTCTGGGATGCCAGGACAGGGCGAAAGGCTAAGCTTGGAGATTCGTGGCTGAGACCCAAAGTCTGTGAGGACTaggatgggggcaggaggcagggaatTGGGTCAAAGTCTGGGACCCCGCCACTAATTGGGGGCCGAGCTAAGGGCTAAGGTCTATGAGGACTGGACTGGCGGCCAGAGGCTGGGCCAGAGACGCGGCAGTCACAACTGAGGCTTTAAGACCTAAATTCGACCTTAGCCAAAGCCAGAGGCTAAAATCAGGCGCTCTGGTACAGGGCCGAGGTCTTTTGAGGATAAGTGCGACGAAGGGGTGGGTGGAGGCAGGAAGAGCAGCGTGCCCGCGTCTCAGCTTTGTCAGTGCAGGAGAGGAGCGAGGTGGCAACGCTGATCCACTGTTCGACAGGCTGGCCAAAGAGGACATGCAGTTCCAAAGGCTGGATGGCGTGGACGCGCCGCTGGGCGAGGCACATGGTGACTTTTTGCAGCGCCTCCTGCCGGTAGGTGCGGGCATGGCCGCAGGAGGCCTGCTGGGCCGGCGCCTGTCCTTGCTGCGCCGCAAGAACAGCGGCGTGTCGGAAACGTCCACGGCCGCCAGCTGCGCGTGCGCAGGCGCCCCCGACGGCGCGGCCCCGGAATGCGGTTGCGGGGACCCGCTGCTCGACACCGGCTTGCGGGAGCCGGAGTCGGAGTTCCCCCCTGGCCCGGAACTGCCCATCCCCGGGCCCGCCGAGCCCTTCACCACTGTGCCTATGCCGGCGCCCCGGGGACCGGCTCCACCCTGGCTGCCCAGCCCCATTGGCGAGGAGGAGGAGAGTCTAGCCTGAGATCCGCAGGCACTGGATCCCCAAGGACAGGGACACAAACCCCGACAGGGCACGCAGGCAGCAGTCTGGGTCTACGTAAGCCACATGTGGACTCCACCTATCCGATTTTGACGGGTTCCCGCTTCCTGCGCGCCAGACTTCACCTCTGACCCTAGGTTTTGGAATGCCTCGTGTGAGCCAGGCACTGGGCCAGCTTATTTGAACAGTTCATCCTTCCCCCCagttctgcttccctccctcccctgcctgagaGGCCTCGATCAGCGTGCCCTGCCTTTATTCGTTCCTTAAAACGGAGATGTGAGTGCCTACCTCATTGAGTTATggggatgaaatgaaatgatggctTTAAAGTGTTGGtgcataataggtgctcaataaaatgttAGTGGTTTTGACCAAACATTATTAGCCTGACTTTTCCTGCCAGGTATTAGGCTAAATAAGAGTTGAGAATTCTTCCAGATTCTTTGATCACCCCCTGCCCTCTGAAATGCTCCCATCAGTGTCCATGCCTTTACTCATTCATTAATGTGCCAGGCAGTCCTAAGACCACAGCCTTCTCCTTGCCACTCCTGTTTTATGATTCCCCAGGCCACCTCTGCCCCAAGTCCCTGCATTCTCAGATATCCCTTCAGAGCCCAGGTCTTAATTCAATCCTATGCTGATGACCCCTGAATTTAGAACTccagtcatggggcacctgggtggctcaatcggttgagtgtccagcttcggcttaggccaggatctcatggttcgggagtttgagcccggtattgggctctgtgccgtcagtgtggaacccacttctgatcctgtgttcccctctccctctctctgccccttccccactcatgctctctttcaaaaataaacattaaaaaagagccCTCTTCAACTCTTTCTCTTACTCCCCCCACCCGTCAACCCAGCAGCAAATCCTATCAGCTCCGCCTTCCAACTGTATCCACAATCCAACCATTTCCCATTCTTCTAGGACCCCCTCCTTAGCCAGAGCCCCCAGTgtcacccacctacccacctgGACCACTGATCTCTCTGCCCTGGTTTCCCAGCTCTGGccctaacccccaccccccagtctgtCTCTTCCACAGCAGCCCGAGAGCCTGTGAACACCTGAGTCACGTAATGTCCCTCCTTCCCTTAGACTCCTCCATGGCTCCCATCTCCCTTAGAATAAAAGCTAAAGTCCTCCCTGCCCtcacatcttttccttttccctcattcACTCCACACTGGCCTTCTCACCAAGCAAGGCCTCATCTCAGAGCCTCATGCATGTGCTGTTCCCTCTAGCTGGGTCATTCTTTCCCAGATACCTACATGGCCCCTCTCTCACCTCCTTTAGGTCTCTACTTAAATTATCTCACTTCCTTGGTAAGGCCTCTTCTGTGGGACTTCTACTTAAAACCACCACCTCCCAAATCCACATCCTCCATCCCCATCACTTctgtctgctttatttttctctgcggCACTCCTCCCATCAAACtttcccttcatctattttgtttattgtctgtctcccttcaTTAGAAATGACAGCTTCATAAGGCAGGGACTTTTGTCCGAAGCCTCCTGAAAAACTACCACACCTGCAGTTACACAGACACAAACATGACTCTCACCTCCCCATGTGTACTATCCGTCACGCGTGCTTTAGTAAGAACACAAGCCAGGCCTTTCTAAAAGCAATGATTTGAGTCCCTGGcccatcttctctccctcccctcagtgcCCAGAGTCCGGCCAGGGCAgattgaaaatgtttattatttgtcttctcaaatataaaatcacTCTCTCCCCTGGCATCTCATTAACCCCAGGTTGAAAATCAAGGATAAGAATCACATTGCTAAAAAGAACAGGCCtatccctgcctcctgccctatCCTGCACTCTTGCCCCGGCTGAGGGAACAAAGGGCAGAAGTCATGACCTCCAGACTCTCAAGCAGCTGACTGAGGCCTTCCCGATGCTGGGCCTCACGTGAGGTGAGGGGATCCAGGGGGCGCTGAGCCCTGActggctgggcaggggcaggatcCTGAGGTCCGTCAGTGTTTGTCAGTGGAGCGCATGTTCAGGGATGCTAGACGTCCCAGCGGGCCACGGCGAGTGTTGGTGGCCAGACGCTGCTGTGCCAGAAATGACTGGGCATGGGCAGGTGCCcgctcctccccagctcgctgCTGCAGAGCCATGccctggagggaggaagggggcacGGTTGGGGTCGAGTGAGCCCACGGCACAGCCTAGTACTCCGGCCATGGGGACGAGCACTCACCATATTGTACCAGGCACTGATGAGCAGCTTTTCTTCCTGCTCCCGCTGGCTTCGACTCTTCTCAAAGTCCATCTGCC
This DNA window, taken from Panthera tigris isolate Pti1 chromosome A2, P.tigris_Pti1_mat1.1, whole genome shotgun sequence, encodes the following:
- the BEST2 gene encoding bestrophin-2; the protein is MTVTYTARVANARFGGFSKLLLLWRGSIYKLLWRELLCFLGLYMALSAAYRFVLTEEQKRYFEKLVIYCDQYASLIPVSFVLGFYVTLVVHRWWNQYLCMPLPDALMCVVAGTVHGRDERGRLYRRTLMRYAGLSAVLILRSVSTAVFKRFPTIDHVVEAGFMTREERKKFENLNSSYNKYWVPCVWFSNLAAQARREGRIRDNSALKLLLEELTVFRGKCGMLFHYDWISVPLVYTQVVTIAVYSYFLACLIGRQFLDPAQGYQGHNLDLCVPIFTLLQFFFYAGWLKVAEQLINPFGEDDDDFETNFLIDRNFQVSMLAVDEMYDDLAMLEKDLYWDAAEARAPYTAATAFLLQQPSFQGSTFDITLAKEDMQFQRLDGVDAPLGEAHGDFLQRLLPVGAGMAAGGLLGRRLSLLRRKNSGVSETSTAASCACAGAPDGAAPECGCGDPLLDTGLREPESEFPPGPELPIPGPAEPFTTVPMPAPRGPAPPWLPSPIGEEEESLA